In Elaeis guineensis isolate ETL-2024a chromosome 1, EG11, whole genome shotgun sequence, a genomic segment contains:
- the LOC105061231 gene encoding LOW QUALITY PROTEIN: enoyl-[acyl-carrier-protein] reductase [NADH] 1, chloroplastic (The sequence of the model RefSeq protein was modified relative to this genomic sequence to represent the inferred CDS: inserted 1 base in 1 codon), with translation MATVAAGGLPLAATGPCISSSGRVFMPSAAILGVDVKGTSQVKFASSSHISSVKSLSQSFMFAPLKFASVVTRAMSGETEKGIASGLPIDLRGKRAFIAGIADDNGYGWAIAKAFAAAGAEILVGTWVPALNIFETSLRRGXFDESCRLPNGSLMEIIKVYPLDAVYETPEDVPDDVRTNKRYSGASNWTMKLPSLLEVAESVKNDFGSIDILVHSLANGPEVAKPLLETSRKGYLAAISASSYSFISLLKHFVPIMNPGGASISLTYIASERTIPGYGGGMSSAKAALESDTRVSFEAGRKGKIRVNTISAGMPLGSRAAKAIGFIEKMIDYSYANAPLQKELLADEVCNTAAFLVSPLASAITGSVVYVDNGLNTMGLATDGPTLAV, from the exons ATGGCGACAGTGGCAGCTGGGGGCCTGCCATTGGCAGCCACAGGGCCCTGCATCTCTTCTTCTGGCAGAGTGTTCATGCCAAGTGCCGCAATTTTAGGGGTGGATGTAAAAGGAACGAGCCAAGTTAAATTTGCAAGCTCTTCTCATATCTCCTCTGTTAAATCTCTTAGCCAAAGCTTCATGTTTGCTCCTTTGAAGTTCGCTAGTGTTGTTACGAGGGCTATGTCTGGTGAAACTGAGAAAGGGATTGCTTCAGGATTGCCCATTGATCTGAGAGGTAAAAG GGCATTCATTGCTGGTATAGCTGATGATAATGGCTATGGTTGGGCAATTGCTAAGGCTTTTGCTGCTGCTGGTGCTGAAATTCTTGTTGGTACATGGGTGCCT GCACTTAACATTTTTGAGACTAGCTTAAGACGTG AATTTGATGAGTCATGCCG GTTGCCCAATGGTTCTCTTATGGAGATAATCAAAGTATACCCATTGGATGCAGTTTATGAAACTCCTGAGGATGTTCCTGATGAT GTTAGAACTAATAAGCGTTATTCTGGTGCCTCGAATTGGACTATGAAG CTCCCTTCTTTGTTGGAAGTGGCTGAATCTGTCAAGAATGATTTTGGAAGCATAGACATTCTTGTGCATTCACTTGCAAATGGACCAGAG GTTGCCAAACCTCTCTTGGAGACATCTAGAAAGGGATATCTTGCTGCTATATCTGCATCAAGTTACTCTTTTATATCACTACTTAAGCACTTCGTTCCAATAATGAATCCAG GTGGTGCTTCAATCTCCTTAACATACATTGCTTCTGAAAGGACCATTCCTGG GTATGGTGGAGGCATGAGTTCAGCAAAAGCAGCCCTAGAGAGTGATACCAGAGTAT CTTTTGAAGCAGGGAGGAAGGGCAAGATCAGAGTGAATACAATATCCGCAGGTAT GCCCCTGGGAAGTCGTGCTGCGAAGGCAATTGGATTCATCGAGAAGATGATAGATTATTCTTATGCCAATGCACCATTGCAGAAAGAATTGTTGGCAG ATGAAGTCTGCAATACAGCAGCATTCCTTGTGTCTCCTTTAGCTTCAGCAATAACTGGCTCCGTGGTTTATGTCGACAATGGGTTAAACACCATGGGACTAGCCACCGACGGCCCAACGCTAGCAGTATAG